The following are encoded in a window of Citrobacter freundii genomic DNA:
- the murF gene encoding UDP-N-acetylmuramoyl-tripeptide--D-alanyl-D-alanine ligase — protein sequence MISVTLSQLAEILGGELKGGDLTLDAVTTDTRKVTSGCLFVALKGERFDAHDFAETAKENGAGALLVSRPLDVSLPQVIVKDTRLAFGELAAWVRAQVPARVVALTGSSGKTSVKEMTAAILSQCGNTLYTAGNLNNDIGVPMTLLRLNNDYDYAVIELGANHQGEIAWTVGLTRPEAALVNNLAAAHLEGFGSLAGVAKAKGEIFTGLAENGIAIMNADNNDWLNWQSIIGDRTVWRFSPNAANSDFSATNIHVTSHGTEFTLHTPTGSIDVLLPLPGRHNIANALAATALSMAVGATHEAVKTGLKDLHAVPGRLFPIPLAENQLLLDDSYNANVGSMTAAVQVLSEMPGYRVLVVGDMAELGAESEACHIQVGEAAKAAGIDRVLSTGKLSQAISDASGVGEHFADKPALAAHLKTLIAEHQVMTILVKGSRSAAMEEVVRALQENATC from the coding sequence ATGATTAGCGTAACGCTCAGCCAGTTGGCGGAGATCCTCGGTGGCGAACTGAAAGGGGGCGATCTGACCCTTGATGCGGTGACCACCGATACGCGTAAAGTCACGTCGGGTTGCCTGTTTGTAGCGCTGAAAGGCGAACGCTTCGATGCCCATGATTTTGCCGAAACGGCGAAGGAGAACGGGGCGGGAGCGCTGCTGGTCAGTCGCCCGCTGGATGTTTCTCTGCCGCAGGTGATTGTGAAGGACACACGCCTGGCGTTTGGCGAGCTGGCGGCGTGGGTGCGCGCTCAGGTTCCGGCCCGCGTGGTGGCACTGACCGGTTCATCCGGTAAAACCTCTGTCAAAGAGATGACAGCCGCGATTCTCAGCCAGTGTGGGAACACGTTATACACTGCGGGCAATCTGAACAACGACATCGGCGTACCAATGACGCTGCTGCGACTGAACAACGATTATGACTATGCGGTGATTGAGCTTGGTGCCAACCACCAGGGCGAGATTGCCTGGACCGTCGGATTAACTCGACCGGAAGCGGCGCTGGTGAATAACCTGGCGGCGGCTCACCTGGAAGGGTTTGGTTCTCTGGCGGGTGTCGCCAAAGCAAAAGGCGAAATCTTTACCGGCCTGGCGGAAAACGGTATCGCCATTATGAATGCCGATAACAACGACTGGCTGAACTGGCAGAGCATTATTGGCGATCGCACCGTCTGGCGCTTCTCGCCGAATGCGGCCAACAGCGACTTTTCTGCTACCAACATTCATGTTACGTCACACGGCACCGAGTTTACGCTGCACACGCCGACGGGCAGCATTGATGTTTTGCTGCCGTTACCGGGGCGTCACAACATTGCCAATGCCCTGGCTGCCACCGCGCTCTCTATGGCGGTTGGCGCGACGCATGAGGCGGTTAAAACCGGCCTGAAAGATTTACACGCAGTGCCGGGACGCCTGTTCCCTATCCCGCTCGCCGAAAATCAGCTGCTGCTGGATGACTCCTATAACGCCAACGTCGGTTCGATGACCGCCGCGGTACAGGTGTTGTCTGAAATGCCGGGCTATCGCGTGCTGGTGGTGGGCGATATGGCAGAACTTGGCGCGGAAAGCGAAGCCTGTCACATACAGGTAGGAGAGGCTGCGAAGGCGGCGGGTATCGACCGCGTATTGAGTACAGGGAAACTGAGTCAGGCAATCAGCGATGCCAGCGGTGTTGGCGAACATTTTGCGGATAAACCCGCGCTGGCCGCGCATCTTAAGACATTGATTGCTGAGCATCAGGTGATGACGATTTTAGTGAAAGGTTCACGTAGTGCCGCTATGGAAGAGGTAGTACGCGCATTACAGGAGAATGCAACATGTTAG
- the murD gene encoding UDP-N-acetylmuramoyl-L-alanine--D-glutamate ligase — protein sequence MADYQGKKIVIIGLGLTGLSCVDFFLARGVTPRVMDTRTTPPGLDKLPEAVERHVGSLNDDWLLAADLIVASPGIALAHPALSAAADAGIEIVGDIELFCREAQAPIVAITGSNGKSTVTTLVGEMAKAAGVNVGVGGNIGLPALMLLDAERELYVLELSSFQLETTSSLQAVAATILNVTEDHMDRYPFGLQQYRAAKLRVYENAKVCVVNADDALTMPVRGADERCVSFGINMGDYHLNRQQGETWLRVKGEKVLNVKEMTLSGQHNYTNALAALALADAAGLPRASSLKALTTFTGLAHRFQVVLEHNGVRWINDSKATNVGSTEAALNGLHVDGTLHLLLGGDGKSADFSPLSRYLVGDRIRLYCFGRDGAQLAALRPDVAEQTETMEQAMRLLAPRVKPGDMVLLSPACASLDQFKNFEQRGDVFTRLAKELG from the coding sequence ATGGCTGATTACCAGGGTAAAAAAATCGTCATTATCGGTCTGGGGCTGACTGGGCTGTCCTGTGTGGATTTTTTCCTCGCGCGTGGCGTTACGCCGCGGGTGATGGATACCCGCACGACGCCACCGGGGCTGGATAAATTACCGGAAGCGGTTGAGCGCCATGTTGGCAGCCTGAATGATGACTGGCTGCTGGCCGCCGATCTGATCGTCGCCAGCCCAGGTATTGCCCTGGCGCATCCAGCGCTGAGCGCGGCCGCTGATGCTGGTATTGAAATTGTGGGTGACATTGAGCTGTTCTGTCGCGAAGCGCAGGCACCGATCGTGGCGATTACCGGTTCTAACGGTAAAAGCACCGTCACCACGCTGGTCGGTGAAATGGCGAAAGCGGCCGGGGTGAATGTCGGCGTCGGCGGTAATATTGGTTTGCCTGCGTTGATGCTGCTGGATGCTGAACGCGAGCTGTACGTTCTGGAGCTATCCAGCTTCCAGCTGGAAACCACCTCCAGCCTGCAGGCTGTGGCGGCCACTATTCTGAACGTGACTGAAGATCATATGGATCGCTACCCGTTTGGGTTGCAGCAGTACCGTGCAGCGAAACTGCGCGTCTATGAGAACGCGAAAGTGTGCGTGGTTAACGCCGATGATGCGCTGACGATGCCGGTTCGCGGGGCTGATGAACGCTGCGTGAGCTTTGGCATCAATATGGGTGACTATCACCTGAATCGTCAGCAGGGCGAAACCTGGCTGCGCGTGAAGGGCGAAAAAGTGCTGAACGTGAAAGAGATGACGCTTTCCGGTCAGCATAACTATACCAACGCTCTGGCAGCGCTGGCGCTGGCGGATGCTGCGGGCCTGCCGCGGGCATCCAGTCTGAAAGCGCTAACCACCTTTACCGGACTGGCGCATCGTTTTCAGGTTGTGCTGGAACATAACGGCGTACGCTGGATTAACGATTCTAAAGCCACCAACGTCGGCAGTACTGAAGCGGCGCTGAATGGCCTGCACGTTGACGGCACGCTGCATCTGCTGCTGGGCGGGGACGGGAAATCCGCTGATTTTTCTCCGCTCAGTCGTTATCTGGTTGGCGATCGTATTCGTCTGTACTGTTTTGGTCGCGATGGGGCGCAGCTTGCCGCTCTGCGACCAGACGTTGCCGAGCAAACTGAAACCATGGAGCAGGCGATGCGTCTGCTCGCGCCGCGCGTTAAACCGGGCGATATGGTGTTGCTGTCGCCGGCCTGCGCCAGCCTCGACCAGTTTAAAAACTTTGAGCAGCGTGGCGATGTCTTTACCCGCCTGGCGAAGGAGTTGGGTTGA
- the murE gene encoding UDP-N-acetylmuramoyl-L-alanyl-D-glutamate--2,6-diaminopimelate ligase: MADRNLRDLLAPWVPGAPERALREMTLDSRVAASGDLFVAVVGHQADGRRYIPQAIAQGVAAIIAEAKDEATDGEIREMHGVPVIYLSQLNERLSALAGRFYHEPSDTMRLVGVTGTNGKTTTTQLLAQWSQLLGETSAVMGTVGNGLLGKVIPTENTTGSAVDVQHVLAGLVEQGATLGAMEVSSHGLVQHRVAALKFAASVFTNLSRDHLDYHGDMEHYEAAKWLLYSTHHCGQAIVNADDEVGRRWLAKLPDAVAVSMEDHINPNCHGRWLKAVEVNYHDSGATIRFTSSWGDGEIESRLMGAFNVSNLLLALATLLALGYPLADLLKTAARLQPVCGRMEVFSAPGKTTVVVDYAHTPDALEKALQAARLHCTGKLWCVFGCGGDRDKGKRPLMGAIAEEFADIVVVTDDNPRTEEPRAIINDILAGMLDAGHAKVMEGRAEAVTNAIMQAKENDVVLVAGKGHEDYQIVGAHRLDYSDRVTAARLLGVIA, translated from the coding sequence GTGGCAGATCGTAATTTGCGCGACCTTCTTGCTCCATGGGTGCCGGGTGCACCGGAGCGAGCACTGCGGGAGATGACGCTCGACAGCCGTGTGGCTGCATCGGGCGATCTCTTTGTGGCAGTGGTAGGTCATCAGGCGGACGGGCGTCGATATATCCCGCAGGCGATAGCGCAAGGTGTGGCTGCCATTATTGCAGAGGCAAAAGATGAGGCAACCGACGGTGAAATCCGTGAAATGCACGGCGTACCGGTTATCTATCTGAGCCAGCTTAACGAACGTTTATCAGCACTGGCGGGCCGCTTTTACCACGAGCCTTCTGACACTATGCGTCTGGTGGGGGTCACCGGCACCAACGGGAAAACCACGACCACCCAACTGCTGGCGCAGTGGAGCCAGCTGTTGGGCGAAACCAGCGCCGTAATGGGGACCGTTGGCAATGGCCTGCTGGGCAAAGTGATCCCGACCGAAAATACCACCGGTTCAGCCGTTGACGTCCAGCATGTGCTGGCGGGGCTGGTTGAGCAGGGTGCCACGTTAGGTGCGATGGAAGTGTCATCCCACGGTCTGGTTCAGCATCGCGTGGCAGCGTTGAAGTTTGCCGCGTCGGTATTTACCAACTTAAGCCGTGACCATCTCGACTATCACGGCGATATGGAACATTACGAAGCCGCGAAGTGGCTGCTGTACTCCACGCACCATTGCGGTCAGGCCATCGTCAATGCAGATGATGAAGTCGGTCGCCGTTGGCTGGCAAAATTGCCGGATGCGGTCGCCGTTTCGATGGAAGACCATATTAACCCGAACTGCCACGGTCGTTGGCTGAAAGCGGTTGAGGTGAATTATCACGACAGCGGCGCGACGATCCGCTTTACCTCGTCCTGGGGTGACGGTGAAATTGAAAGCCGCCTGATGGGCGCCTTCAACGTCAGTAATCTGCTGCTGGCACTGGCAACGCTGCTGGCATTAGGGTACCCGTTAGCGGATTTACTGAAAACGGCGGCACGTCTGCAGCCAGTTTGCGGGCGTATGGAAGTGTTCAGTGCGCCGGGCAAAACAACGGTGGTGGTGGATTATGCCCACACGCCGGATGCGCTGGAAAAAGCGCTGCAGGCGGCACGTCTGCACTGCACCGGTAAGCTGTGGTGCGTCTTTGGCTGCGGCGGCGATCGTGACAAAGGCAAGCGTCCGCTGATGGGCGCCATCGCGGAAGAGTTCGCGGATATTGTGGTGGTCACTGATGACAACCCGCGCACTGAAGAGCCACGCGCCATCATTAACGACATTCTGGCAGGTATGCTGGATGCCGGGCACGCGAAGGTGATGGAAGGTCGTGCTGAAGCGGTCACCAACGCCATTATGCAGGCGAAAGAAAACGACGTTGTGCTGGTGGCCGGTAAAGGCCACGAAGATTACCAGATCGTCGGCGCGCATCGCCTCGACTATTCTGACCGCGTGACGGCCGCTCGTTTGCTGGGGGTGATCGCATGA
- the ftsI gene encoding peptidoglycan glycosyltransferase FtsI, with product MKAAAKTLKPKRQEEQANFISWRFALLCGCILLALCFLLGRVAWLQIIAPDMLVRQGDMRSLRVQEVSTSRGMITDRSGRPLAVSVPVKAIWADPKEVHDAGGVSVGERWRALSTALNIPLDQLASRINANPKGRFIYLARQVNPDMADYIKKLKLPGIHLREESRRYYPSGEVTAHLIGFTNVDSQGIEGVEKSFDKWLTGQPGERVVRKDRYGRVIEDISSTDSQAAHNLALSIDERLQALVYRELNNAVAFNKAESGSAVLVDVNTGEVLAMANSPSYNPNNLSGTQKDVMRNRTITDVFEPGSTVKPMVVMTALQRGVVRENTVLNTIPYRINGHEIKDVARYSELTLTGVLQKSSNVGVSKLALAMPSSALVDTYSRFGLGKATNLGLVGERSGLYPQKQRWSDIERATFSFGYGLMVTPLQLARVYATIGSYGVYRPLSITKVDPPVPGERIFPESTVRTVVHMMESVALPGGGGVKAAIKGYRIAIKTGTAKKVGPDGRYINKYIAYTAGVAPASQPRFALVVVINDPQAGKYYGGAVSAPVFGAIMGGVLRTMNIEPDALTTSDKSDFVNNQGEATGGRS from the coding sequence ATGAAAGCAGCGGCAAAGACGCTCAAACCAAAACGCCAGGAAGAACAAGCCAACTTTATCAGTTGGCGTTTTGCGTTACTGTGCGGCTGTATTTTGCTGGCGCTGTGCTTCCTGCTGGGACGCGTTGCGTGGCTGCAAATTATTGCGCCTGACATGCTGGTGCGTCAGGGCGACATGCGCTCCTTGCGCGTCCAGGAAGTCTCCACGTCACGTGGCATGATTACCGACCGTTCCGGCCGTCCGCTGGCGGTGAGCGTACCGGTGAAGGCCATCTGGGCCGATCCGAAAGAAGTGCATGATGCGGGTGGCGTAAGCGTTGGCGAACGCTGGCGAGCACTGTCGACTGCGCTGAACATCCCGCTCGACCAACTGGCTTCTCGCATCAATGCCAACCCGAAAGGGCGTTTTATCTACCTCGCACGCCAGGTCAACCCTGACATGGCCGACTACATCAAAAAACTCAAGCTGCCGGGGATTCATCTGCGCGAAGAATCCCGCCGTTACTATCCTTCCGGGGAAGTGACCGCTCACCTCATCGGTTTTACCAACGTCGACAGCCAGGGCATTGAAGGCGTTGAGAAGAGTTTTGATAAATGGCTCACCGGTCAGCCGGGCGAGCGCGTGGTGCGTAAAGACCGCTATGGCCGCGTGATTGAAGATATTTCTTCAACAGACAGTCAGGCGGCACATAACCTGGCGCTGAGTATTGATGAGCGCTTGCAGGCACTGGTCTATCGCGAACTGAACAACGCCGTCGCGTTTAACAAAGCGGAATCAGGTAGCGCCGTGTTGGTAGACGTCAACACCGGCGAAGTGCTGGCGATGGCGAATAGCCCATCCTACAACCCAAACAATCTCTCCGGTACGCAAAAAGATGTCATGCGTAACCGTACCATCACTGACGTATTTGAACCGGGCTCAACGGTTAAACCGATGGTGGTGATGACGGCACTGCAGCGCGGCGTGGTGCGTGAAAACACCGTGCTGAACACCATTCCCTATCGAATTAATGGCCACGAAATCAAAGACGTGGCGCGTTATAGCGAATTGACCCTGACCGGGGTACTACAGAAGTCGAGTAACGTCGGTGTTTCCAAACTGGCGTTAGCGATGCCGTCCTCAGCGTTAGTAGATACTTACTCACGTTTTGGGCTGGGAAAAGCGACCAATTTGGGGTTGGTCGGAGAACGCAGTGGCTTATATCCTCAAAAACAACGGTGGTCTGACATAGAGAGGGCCACCTTCTCTTTCGGCTATGGGCTAATGGTAACCCCGTTACAGTTAGCGCGAGTCTACGCAACGATCGGCAGCTATGGCGTTTATCGCCCGCTGTCGATTACCAAAGTTGATCCTCCTGTTCCGGGTGAGCGTATCTTCCCGGAATCTACCGTACGTACCGTCGTTCATATGATGGAAAGCGTGGCGCTGCCCGGCGGCGGCGGCGTGAAGGCGGCGATTAAAGGCTATCGCATCGCCATTAAAACCGGTACGGCGAAAAAAGTAGGGCCGGATGGTCGCTACATCAACAAATACATTGCTTATACCGCAGGCGTTGCGCCTGCGAGTCAGCCGCGCTTCGCGCTGGTGGTTGTTATCAACGATCCGCAGGCGGGTAAATACTACGGTGGCGCCGTTTCCGCGCCGGTCTTCGGTGCCATCATGGGCGGCGTACTGCGCACCATGAACATCGAGCCGGATGCGCTGACAACGAGCGATAAAAGTGATTTTGTGAATAATCAAGGCGAGGCGACAGGTGGCAGATCGTAA
- the cra gene encoding catabolite repressor/activator — MKLDEIARLAGVSRTTASYVINGKAKQYRVSDKTVEKVMAVVREHNYHPNAVAAGLRAGRTRSIGLVIPDLENTSYTRIANYLERQARQRGYQLLIACSEDQPDNEMRCIEHLLQRQVDAIIVSTSLPPEHPFYQRWANSAFPIVALDRALDREHFTSVVGADQDDAEMLAEELRKFPADTVLYLGALPELSVSFLREQGFRTAWKDDPREVNFLYANSYEREAAAQLFDKWLETHPMPQALFTTSFALLQGVMDVTLRRDGQLPSDLAIATFGDHELLDFLQCPVLAVAQRHRDVAERVLEIVLASLDEPRKPKPGLTRIKRNLYRRGILSRS, encoded by the coding sequence GTGAAACTGGATGAAATCGCTCGGCTGGCCGGCGTTTCGCGAACGACTGCAAGCTACGTTATTAATGGCAAAGCAAAGCAATATCGCGTAAGCGACAAAACGGTTGAAAAAGTCATGGCGGTGGTGCGCGAACATAATTACCACCCAAATGCTGTGGCAGCCGGGCTACGTGCTGGACGCACACGTTCTATCGGGCTGGTGATCCCGGATCTGGAGAATACAAGTTATACCCGGATAGCCAACTACCTGGAGCGCCAGGCGCGTCAGCGTGGCTATCAGCTGCTGATTGCCTGCTCTGAAGATCAGCCAGATAACGAAATGCGCTGTATTGAACATCTATTACAACGCCAGGTTGATGCCATTATTGTGTCGACCTCTTTGCCGCCGGAGCATCCGTTTTACCAGCGCTGGGCTAACAGCGCATTCCCGATTGTGGCGTTAGACCGCGCGCTGGATCGTGAACATTTCACTAGCGTTGTCGGGGCCGATCAGGACGATGCAGAAATGCTGGCGGAAGAATTGCGTAAGTTCCCGGCTGATACCGTCCTTTATCTCGGTGCGTTGCCGGAATTATCTGTGAGTTTCCTGCGTGAGCAGGGTTTTCGTACCGCGTGGAAGGACGATCCGCGTGAAGTGAATTTCCTGTATGCCAACAGTTATGAGCGGGAAGCCGCCGCGCAGCTGTTTGATAAATGGCTGGAAACGCACCCGATGCCACAGGCGTTGTTTACCACTTCCTTTGCGCTTTTACAGGGCGTGATGGATGTGACATTACGTCGTGACGGGCAGCTACCGTCTGATTTAGCGATTGCTACCTTTGGCGATCATGAATTGCTCGACTTCCTACAGTGCCCGGTACTGGCGGTGGCGCAACGTCATCGCGACGTTGCAGAGCGCGTACTGGAAATCGTGTTGGCCAGTCTGGATGAGCCGCGTAAGCCAAAACCAGGCTTAACGCGCATCAAGCGTAACCTGTATCGCCGCGGTATTCTCAGTCGGAGTTAA
- the rsmH gene encoding 16S rRNA (cytosine(1402)-N(4))-methyltransferase RsmH, whose protein sequence is MMENFKHTTVLLDEAVNGLNIRPDGIYIDGTFGRGGHSRLILSQLGEEGRLLAIDRDPQAIAVAQSINDPRFSIIHGPFSALAEYVSERGLTGKIDGILLDLGVSSPQLDDAERGFSFMRDGPLDMRMDPTRGQSAAEWLQTADEADIAWVIKTFGEERFGKRIARAIVERNRVEPMTRTKQLAEVIAAAMPVKDKFKHPATRTFQAVRIWVNSELEEIEQALKSSLSVLAPGGRLSVISFHSLEDRIVKRFMREQSRGPQVPAGIPMTEAQIQKLGGRELRALGKLMPGEEEVAENPRARSSVLRIAERTNA, encoded by the coding sequence ATGATGGAAAATTTTAAACATACAACGGTGTTGCTGGATGAGGCCGTAAACGGTCTGAATATTCGTCCGGACGGCATCTACATTGACGGGACATTTGGTCGCGGCGGTCACTCACGACTGATCCTCTCGCAGCTTGGCGAAGAGGGGCGTTTGCTGGCTATCGATCGCGATCCGCAGGCCATTGCGGTGGCTCAGAGCATTAACGACCCCCGCTTCTCCATCATTCATGGACCTTTCTCCGCGCTGGCTGAGTACGTGAGTGAGCGCGGGCTAACCGGTAAGATCGATGGCATCCTTCTCGATCTTGGCGTCTCTTCTCCGCAATTAGACGATGCGGAGCGCGGCTTTTCGTTTATGCGTGACGGTCCGTTGGACATGCGTATGGACCCAACGCGCGGCCAGTCAGCCGCCGAGTGGCTGCAAACGGCAGATGAAGCGGATATTGCCTGGGTCATTAAAACCTTTGGCGAAGAACGCTTTGGCAAACGCATTGCTCGCGCCATTGTCGAGCGTAACCGCGTTGAACCGATGACCCGCACCAAACAACTGGCGGAAGTCATTGCGGCGGCCATGCCGGTAAAAGACAAATTCAAACATCCCGCGACCCGTACCTTCCAGGCGGTGCGCATTTGGGTGAACAGTGAACTGGAGGAGATAGAGCAGGCGCTAAAAAGCTCGCTCAGCGTGCTGGCTCCAGGTGGTCGCCTTTCTGTCATCAGTTTCCACTCGCTTGAAGACCGTATTGTGAAGCGCTTTATGCGCGAACAAAGTCGTGGTCCTCAGGTTCCGGCGGGGATCCCGATGACCGAAGCGCAGATCCAAAAGCTGGGCGGCCGTGAGTTGAGAGCATTAGGCAAGTTGATGCCGGGTGAAGAAGAGGTCGCAGAAAATCCTCGTGCCCGTAGTTCAGTTCTGCGCATTGCAGAGAGGACGAACGCATGA
- the mraY gene encoding phospho-N-acetylmuramoyl-pentapeptide-transferase has translation MLVWLAEHLVKYYSGFNVFSYLTFRAIVSLLTALFISLWMGPRMIARLQKMSFGQVVRNDGPESHFSKRGTPTMGGIMILTAIVISVLLWAYPSNPYVWCVLVVLVGYGIIGFVDDYRKVVRKDTKGLIARWKYFWMSVIALGVAFALYLVGKDTPATQLVVPFFKDVMPQLGLFYVLLAYFVIVGTGNAVNLTDGLDGLAIMPTVFVAAGFALVAWATGNMNFANYLHIPYLRHAGELVIVCTAIVGAGLGFLWFNTYPAQVFMGDVGSLALGGALGIIAVLLRQEFLLVIMGGVFVVETLSVILQVGSFKLRGQRIFRMAPIHHHYELKGWPEPRVIVRFWIISLMLVLIGLATLKVR, from the coding sequence ATGTTAGTTTGGCTGGCCGAACATTTGGTCAAATATTATTCCGGCTTTAACGTCTTCTCTTATCTGACGTTTCGCGCCATCGTCAGCCTGCTGACCGCGCTGTTCATCTCGTTGTGGATGGGCCCGCGCATGATCGCCCGTCTGCAAAAAATGTCTTTTGGTCAGGTTGTGCGTAACGACGGCCCAGAATCGCATTTCAGCAAGCGCGGTACGCCGACCATGGGCGGCATTATGATCCTCACCGCGATTGTTATCTCCGTTCTGCTGTGGGCCTACCCATCTAACCCGTACGTCTGGTGCGTGCTGGTGGTGCTGGTGGGTTACGGCATTATCGGTTTTGTCGATGACTACCGCAAAGTGGTGCGTAAAGACACCAAAGGCCTGATCGCCCGCTGGAAGTACTTCTGGATGTCGGTGATTGCACTAGGTGTGGCCTTCGCGCTGTATCTGGTGGGCAAAGATACGCCCGCCACGCAGCTGGTGGTGCCGTTCTTTAAAGACGTCATGCCGCAGTTGGGCCTGTTCTACGTTCTGCTGGCCTACTTCGTGATCGTCGGTACCGGCAATGCGGTCAACCTGACCGACGGCCTTGATGGCCTGGCTATTATGCCGACCGTGTTTGTTGCTGCTGGCTTTGCGCTGGTGGCGTGGGCGACCGGGAACATGAACTTTGCCAACTATCTGCATATTCCGTATTTACGCCATGCGGGGGAGTTGGTGATCGTCTGCACGGCGATTGTCGGGGCAGGATTAGGCTTCCTGTGGTTTAACACTTATCCGGCGCAGGTCTTTATGGGCGACGTCGGTTCGCTGGCACTGGGTGGCGCACTGGGCATTATTGCCGTGCTGTTGCGCCAGGAATTCCTGCTGGTGATTATGGGCGGTGTGTTTGTGGTGGAAACCCTGTCGGTGATTCTGCAGGTTGGCTCCTTCAAGCTGCGCGGACAGCGCATCTTCCGTATGGCGCCGATCCACCACCACTATGAATTGAAAGGCTGGCCGGAGCCGCGCGTGATCGTGCGCTTCTGGATTATTTCGCTGATGCTGGTGCTGATTGGCCTGGCAACGCTGAAGGTACGTTAA
- the ilvN gene encoding acetolactate synthase small subunit, whose translation MRRILSVLLENESGALSRVIGLFAQRGYNIESLTVAPTDDPTLSRMTIQTVGDEKVLEQIEKQLHKLVDVLRVSELGQGAHVEREIMLVKIQASGYGREEVVRNTEIFRGQIIDVTPSIYTVQLAGTSDKLDAFLATLREVAKIVEVARSGVVGLSRGDKIMR comes from the coding sequence ATGCGCCGGATATTATCAGTATTACTGGAAAACGAGTCGGGTGCATTGTCACGAGTGATTGGTCTCTTCGCTCAGCGCGGTTACAACATTGAAAGCCTGACCGTCGCACCGACGGACGATCCGACGTTATCGCGAATGACGATCCAGACGGTGGGTGATGAAAAGGTCCTTGAGCAGATCGAAAAGCAGCTGCACAAACTGGTGGATGTCCTGCGCGTAAGCGAGTTGGGACAGGGGGCTCATGTTGAACGAGAGATCATGCTGGTGAAAATTCAGGCCAGCGGTTACGGTCGTGAAGAAGTGGTGCGCAATACGGAAATATTCCGCGGGCAAATCATTGACGTCACGCCGTCCATCTACACCGTACAACTGGCAGGTACCAGCGATAAGCTCGATGCTTTCCTGGCTACATTGCGTGAAGTGGCGAAAATCGTCGAGGTTGCGCGCTCCGGCGTGGTGGGGCTTTCTCGCGGTGATAAAATCATGCGCTAA
- the mraZ gene encoding division/cell wall cluster transcriptional repressor MraZ, giving the protein MFRGATLVNLDSKGRLSVPTRYRDQLLESATGQMVCTIDIHHPCLLLYPLPEWEIIEQKLSRLSSMNPVERRVQRLLLGHASECQMDSAGRLLIAPILRQHAGLTKEVMLVGQFNKFELWDETTWYQQVKEDIDAEQSVTGALSERLQDLSL; this is encoded by the coding sequence ATGTTCCGGGGAGCGACGTTAGTTAATCTCGACAGTAAAGGGCGCTTATCAGTGCCTACCCGGTATCGGGATCAACTGCTCGAGAGTGCTACCGGTCAAATGGTTTGCACCATTGACATCCATCACCCGTGCCTGCTGCTTTACCCCCTGCCTGAATGGGAAATTATCGAGCAGAAGCTATCTCGTCTGTCCAGCATGAATCCGGTCGAGCGCCGCGTACAGCGCCTGCTGTTGGGGCATGCCAGTGAATGTCAGATGGATAGCGCCGGTCGATTACTGATAGCACCCATTTTGCGGCAACATGCAGGGTTAACAAAAGAAGTGATGCTGGTTGGGCAGTTCAACAAATTTGAGCTGTGGGATGAAACGACCTGGTATCAACAGGTCAAGGAAGATATCGACGCTGAGCAATCTGTTACCGGCGCGCTGTCGGAACGATTGCAGGATTTGTCTCTATAA
- the ftsL gene encoding cell division protein FtsL: MISRVTEALSKVKGSIGSNERHALPGVIGDDLLRFGKLPLCLFICIILTAVTVVTTAHHTRLLTAQREQLVLERDALDIEWRNLILEENALGDHSRVERIATEKLQLQHVDPSQENIVVQK, translated from the coding sequence ATGATCAGCAGAGTGACAGAAGCCCTCAGCAAAGTTAAAGGATCGATAGGAAGTAACGAGCGCCATGCTTTGCCTGGCGTGATCGGTGACGATCTTTTGCGGTTCGGGAAGCTGCCACTCTGCCTGTTCATTTGCATTATTTTGACGGCGGTCACCGTCGTGACGACCGCGCACCATACGCGGTTACTGACCGCACAGCGTGAACAGTTAGTTCTGGAACGCGATGCACTGGATATCGAATGGCGTAACCTGATCCTCGAAGAGAACGCTCTCGGTGACCATAGCCGTGTTGAACGGATCGCAACGGAAAAGCTGCAGTTGCAGCATGTCGATCCCTCACAAGAAAATATCGTTGTACAAAAATAA